Proteins found in one Paenibacillus wynnii genomic segment:
- a CDS encoding GNAT family N-acetyltransferase yields MYFETERLIIREFVTEDIKSVHVYTSDPLVVEHMIWGPSSEEETRDFINLTMEMQKQEPRQGFEFAVVLKATNQLIGGCGIHVSGVGQGELGYCYNRLYWGQGFATEAARVLLEFGFQNLGLHRIYATCRPNNIGSAKVMQKIGMEYEGHFREHMWHKGKWNDSYQYSIIRAG; encoded by the coding sequence TTGTACTTTGAGACGGAAAGATTAATTATTAGAGAATTTGTTACTGAAGATATTAAGAGTGTTCATGTGTATACTTCTGATCCTTTAGTGGTAGAACACATGATTTGGGGACCGAGTTCAGAAGAAGAAACTAGAGACTTTATTAACTTAACGATGGAAATGCAAAAACAGGAGCCCCGTCAAGGCTTTGAATTTGCAGTGGTTCTGAAAGCCACTAATCAATTAATAGGTGGTTGTGGGATTCACGTGAGCGGAGTAGGCCAGGGAGAACTGGGTTATTGTTATAATCGGCTCTATTGGGGACAAGGATTTGCTACTGAAGCTGCTCGTGTTCTGCTTGAATTTGGTTTTCAGAACCTTGGTCTTCACAGAATATATGCTACCTGTCGCCCGAATAATATTGGATCTGCTAAAGTTATGCAAAAGATTGGTATGGAGTATGAGGGACATTTCAGGGAACATATGTGGCATAAGGGGAAATGGAATGACTCCTACCAGTATTCGATAATTAGAGCCGGGTAA
- a CDS encoding C-GCAxxG-C-C family protein, protein MESKIEKAVDAFIEGFNCAQAIFSTYGTELGIDRDTALKISSGFGGGIARMQETCGALTGAYMVVGLKYGKTLADDKVSHEKTYKIINEITSGFKEWNKTTLCKELLGHDLNTDEGRLFIQENGLFNTVCIKCIRDAARLVEEF, encoded by the coding sequence ATGGAATCTAAAATTGAAAAAGCTGTAGACGCTTTTATCGAAGGGTTTAATTGTGCTCAGGCTATTTTCTCTACATACGGAACTGAATTGGGGATCGACAGGGATACTGCTTTGAAAATCTCAAGCGGTTTTGGCGGAGGCATAGCAAGAATGCAGGAGACTTGTGGTGCTTTAACGGGAGCATACATGGTTGTCGGGTTGAAGTATGGAAAAACTCTGGCAGATGACAAAGTGTCTCATGAAAAAACCTATAAAATAATAAATGAGATAACTAGCGGATTCAAAGAATGGAATAAAACAACTTTATGTAAAGAATTATTAGGACATGATCTTAATACTGATGAAGGTAGACTATTCATACAAGAGAACGGATTGTTTAATACGGTATGTATAAAATGCATAAGGGATGCAGCGAGATTAGTTGAGGAATTTTGA
- a CDS encoding TIGR04104 family putative zinc finger protein, whose translation MQQCLNCDKKFKYKQIMRSSMYGYKPIVCSHCGETHAVTLDSRIRIAIVIVAFPMVATQFIWGNFKYERVLFYILTIIPLVFMVPFLMKYRKKEQG comes from the coding sequence ATGCAACAGTGTCTTAATTGCGATAAGAAATTTAAGTATAAGCAGATCATGCGGTCCAGTATGTATGGTTATAAACCTATTGTTTGCTCTCACTGCGGTGAAACTCATGCTGTTACTTTGGACTCGAGAATTCGAATTGCTATAGTAATAGTAGCTTTTCCAATGGTAGCCACACAATTTATATGGGGGAATTTTAAATATGAAAGGGTGCTTTTTTATATTCTAACGATAATTCCGCTGGTTTTTATGGTGCCATTCTTGATGAAATATAGAAAAAAAGAACAGGGTTAA
- a CDS encoding aminoacyl-tRNA deacylase, with amino-acid sequence MDKLVAVLDEQNIEYEIIKHSKQLNTAQEGAEYFGIEIGQTAPTLILKTEKGYCCLIISGDYGRVDFDSLRKILSVEQVKLASPKEVEQVTGSMIGSVSLINRDIPTIIDSQVNRFQYVYGGTGVPQTTLKIRPSDLEKMNEIVGYIR; translated from the coding sequence ATGGATAAATTAGTTGCTGTATTAGATGAACAGAACATTGAATATGAAATCATCAAACACTCGAAACAGCTAAACACTGCCCAGGAGGGAGCAGAATATTTTGGTATAGAGATTGGACAAACAGCCCCAACACTCATCTTGAAAACAGAAAAAGGCTATTGTTGCTTGATTATTTCAGGAGATTATGGAAGGGTGGATTTTGATTCACTAAGAAAAATATTATCAGTTGAACAAGTTAAGCTAGCCTCTCCAAAAGAGGTTGAACAAGTTACCGGTAGTATGATTGGAAGTGTATCTTTAATTAATAGGGACATTCCAACAATTATAGACAGTCAAGTGAATCGATTTCAATATGTATATGGAGGAACAGGGGTGCCGCAAACTACTTTAAAGATTAGACCGAGTGATCTAGAGAAGATGAATGAAATTGTGGGATACATAAGATGA
- a CDS encoding VOC family protein, protein MVQSIVHIALVVKDYDEAIDFYTKKLNFILIEDTYQPEQDKRWVVVSPPGSVGTTILLARASNLDQEEFIGNQSGGRVFLFLNTDDFWRDYNDMISKGVEFVREPKEQSYGMVAVFKDLYGNLWDLLELKEDHPMMNRSK, encoded by the coding sequence ATGGTTCAATCCATAGTGCACATTGCTCTAGTAGTGAAGGATTACGATGAGGCAATAGATTTTTATACAAAGAAGCTTAATTTTATCTTAATTGAAGATACTTATCAGCCAGAACAAGATAAACGATGGGTAGTAGTGTCACCTCCAGGTTCAGTTGGTACAACAATATTACTTGCAAGAGCATCTAATTTGGATCAAGAAGAATTTATAGGGAACCAGTCAGGCGGTAGAGTTTTTTTGTTTTTAAACACTGATGATTTTTGGAGAGATTACAACGATATGATTTCAAAAGGAGTAGAATTTGTAAGAGAACCCAAAGAACAATCGTATGGCATGGTCGCAGTATTTAAAGATTTATATGGTAACCTATGGGATTTACTAGAACTGAAAGAAGATCATCCAATGATGAATCGAAGTAAGTAG
- a CDS encoding (S)-benzoin forming benzil reductase, with protein MKYFIITGTSRGLGEAISRKLLSKGNQLYCISRNENAGLIEASRESGTNLEYINFDLLDVSNIEEMMKKIFQKIDNDVVESIILINNAGTVTPIKPIEYCSSKEIAENVQLNLIAPMILTSCFISLTSPMNTDKRIINISSGAGKKPYFGWSNYCSAKAGLDLFTRCVGLEQEEKSSPVKVISFAPGIIDTEMQEEIRATKIEDFKDLERFVTFKEEGKLLSPDQVAECVLLLLEQKYAGGELLDIKELL; from the coding sequence ATCAAATACTTTATTATTACCGGCACTTCTCGTGGTCTTGGGGAGGCTATATCAAGAAAACTATTGAGTAAAGGTAATCAATTGTATTGTATTTCAAGAAATGAAAATGCCGGTTTAATAGAAGCTTCACGAGAAAGTGGCACTAATCTTGAATACATTAACTTTGATTTGTTAGATGTTAGTAATATTGAAGAGATGATGAAAAAGATCTTTCAAAAGATAGATAACGATGTTGTTGAATCGATTATTTTGATTAATAACGCGGGAACGGTAACTCCAATTAAACCCATTGAGTACTGCAGCAGTAAAGAGATAGCAGAGAATGTCCAACTGAATTTAATAGCACCAATGATCTTAACATCATGTTTTATTTCCTTAACTTCACCAATGAATACGGATAAACGAATTATCAATATATCATCAGGTGCTGGAAAGAAGCCGTATTTTGGATGGAGTAATTACTGTAGCGCCAAAGCAGGGTTGGATTTATTTACAAGATGTGTAGGCCTTGAACAAGAAGAAAAATCCAGTCCTGTTAAGGTTATTTCATTTGCACCAGGGATAATAGATACTGAAATGCAAGAAGAGATACGGGCAACAAAGATAGAAGATTTTAAGGACTTAGAACGATTTGTTACGTTTAAAGAAGAAGGAAAGCTATTATCGCCTGATCAAGTAGCAGAATGTGTACTGCTATTGTTAGAGCAAAAGTATGCTGGAGGAGAGCTGCTGGATATTAAAGAACTTCTATAA
- a CDS encoding aminoglycoside phosphotransferase family protein, producing MMVNIQYNLQFEKICSILQLGEITRVPLEVAGGFLHRMYAIETTLGKYAIKALNPQIMLRPVAMQNYIHSEQIATISANHIPALPAKKFRGTSLQEIDNQYYLVFDWVEGKSLRCNEIKEVHCEQIGAVLADIHMTDFSELGIINDRPEHVELTDWCYYLQKGQENNLEWSYLLLEYIGKLNEWNALSNKSAKLLVKDMVISHRDLDSKNVMWHQDNPILIDWESAGYINPMQDLVETAIYWSQNEAGSVDKERFFVFIGGYKKKYGTLEADWKIVLANGFSGKLGWLEYSLKRSLWIECTDEDEQKMGIAQVTGTINDIRRYADMINELEEWLLE from the coding sequence ATGATGGTAAACATACAATACAATTTGCAGTTTGAAAAGATATGTTCTATTTTGCAACTTGGTGAGATAACTCGTGTGCCTTTAGAGGTGGCAGGTGGGTTTTTACACAGAATGTATGCTATTGAAACCACATTAGGGAAATATGCTATTAAAGCATTGAACCCTCAAATAATGCTAAGACCTGTGGCTATGCAGAACTACATCCATTCAGAACAAATTGCCACTATTTCAGCTAATCATATTCCTGCTCTTCCTGCTAAGAAATTTAGAGGCACCTCTTTACAAGAAATAGACAACCAGTACTACCTTGTATTTGACTGGGTAGAGGGTAAAAGCCTGAGATGTAATGAAATTAAAGAAGTGCATTGTGAACAAATCGGTGCTGTTTTAGCGGATATACATATGACGGATTTTTCAGAGTTAGGGATAATTAATGACAGACCAGAACATGTAGAATTAACGGACTGGTGTTACTATTTGCAGAAGGGTCAAGAGAATAATCTGGAATGGAGTTACCTGCTGCTTGAATACATAGGTAAGTTAAATGAATGGAATGCCCTTTCGAATAAATCAGCAAAACTACTTGTAAAAGATATGGTCATAAGTCACAGAGATTTAGATTCTAAAAATGTGATGTGGCACCAAGACAATCCCATCCTTATTGATTGGGAGTCAGCTGGCTATATCAATCCAATGCAAGACTTGGTTGAAACAGCAATTTATTGGTCCCAAAATGAAGCGGGTAGCGTTGATAAAGAAAGGTTTTTTGTTTTTATAGGTGGATATAAGAAGAAGTACGGAACTCTAGAAGCTGATTGGAAAATAGTATTAGCCAATGGTTTTTCAGGTAAATTAGGCTGGCTGGAATATAGTTTAAAAAGGTCCTTATGGATTGAATGTACAGACGAAGATGAACAGAAGATGGGAATTGCCCAGGTAACAGGGACGATAAACGATATTAGACGTTACGCAGATATGATAAATGAATTAGAGGAATGGTTATTAGAGTGA
- a CDS encoding YHYH domain-containing protein, whose protein sequence is MKKTFMVLIVLVVFVGTSSSAMAHSGRTDKKGGHNCSAKSKQKGLCSGYHYHNKK, encoded by the coding sequence ATGAAAAAGACCTTCATGGTACTGATTGTTCTTGTTGTATTTGTTGGAACTTCATCTTCTGCTATGGCTCATTCAGGACGAACGGATAAAAAAGGTGGGCATAATTGCTCCGCAAAATCCAAACAAAAAGGGCTTTGCTCAGGTTATCACTATCATAATAAGAAATAA
- a CDS encoding NUDIX domain-containing protein yields the protein MELRQMSTAFLFNGSKVLMMKKESSKITDTMFWSGLGGHLEPEELNFPKRACIREIFEESGILEEEIEDLKLKYILIRIKDDEIRQQFVYFGGVNSSEFINSAEGELHWIELEEILELKLSKIVNFMVNHYLENPSKNELTIGTITLNDEENPEIQWSELKDPKIF from the coding sequence ATGGAATTGAGGCAAATGTCTACGGCCTTTCTGTTCAATGGAAGTAAAGTATTAATGATGAAGAAAGAATCAAGTAAGATAACGGATACGATGTTTTGGTCGGGACTTGGAGGACATTTAGAGCCAGAGGAGTTGAATTTTCCGAAAAGAGCATGCATTAGAGAAATCTTTGAAGAATCCGGAATACTAGAGGAAGAGATAGAGGATCTAAAGTTAAAATACATATTAATACGAATAAAAGATGATGAAATAAGACAACAATTTGTATACTTTGGAGGGGTTAACAGTTCCGAATTTATAAACTCAGCTGAAGGCGAGCTGCATTGGATAGAACTTGAGGAAATTCTTGAATTGAAACTTTCTAAGATTGTAAATTTCATGGTGAACCACTATTTAGAAAATCCTAGTAAAAACGAATTAACCATCGGAACCATTACATTAAATGATGAAGAAAATCCAGAAATACAATGGTCAGAACTGAAAGATCCGAAGATATTTTAG
- a CDS encoding class I SAM-dependent methyltransferase, with protein MTRDKALKYAKYRLPYSTEASEFVIQTAIVGQGVVADIGAGSGILTQHFVGKVRKVFAVEPELEMLRIAQELLGERQDIEYIAGVAEDTKLLDKSVDLIVAANAYHRFPPESTIEEFKRILKPGGMLAIFSYQDDFNFIRDTMHVSNIEQYIQRLTATRHSEPVEYFYGDSAPSRFLFKQEHQEGWNEYWGAVISSMESPDEREDWFVAFQDAHKQRFNDIAKDGVISIKYSTEVWLGQPKYK; from the coding sequence ATGACTCGTGATAAGGCTCTGAAATATGCTAAATATCGATTACCCTATTCAACAGAGGCGAGTGAGTTTGTCATTCAGACAGCCATTGTAGGCCAAGGAGTAGTTGCAGATATTGGTGCAGGAAGCGGAATTTTGACGCAGCATTTTGTGGGAAAGGTAAGAAAAGTATTTGCTGTAGAACCTGAACTTGAAATGCTCAGGATAGCACAAGAATTATTAGGAGAGAGACAAGATATAGAATACATAGCTGGGGTAGCTGAGGACACAAAACTGCTCGATAAATCGGTTGATTTAATTGTAGCAGCAAATGCATATCATAGGTTTCCCCCTGAGAGCACCATTGAAGAATTTAAAAGAATACTTAAACCTGGTGGAATGTTAGCTATTTTTTCATATCAGGATGACTTTAATTTTATAAGAGACACCATGCATGTCAGCAACATTGAACAATATATTCAACGATTAACCGCGACAAGGCATAGTGAGCCGGTAGAATATTTTTATGGGGATTCAGCACCGAGCAGATTTTTATTTAAACAAGAGCATCAAGAGGGATGGAATGAGTATTGGGGAGCGGTTATCTCCAGTATGGAATCACCAGATGAAAGAGAAGATTGGTTCGTTGCCTTTCAGGATGCACATAAACAACGGTTTAACGATATCGCAAAAGACGGTGTAATCTCGATAAAATACAGTACAGAGGTTTGGTTAGGTCAACCCAAATACAAGTAA
- a CDS encoding histidine phosphatase family protein, producing MKIGLVRHFKVKKEYPFLLSANELSQWFAEYDEADIELGDFKYDVVRWDRCFTSDLPRAANTARVIFRGPITEKKELREIPIPLIKGNIKLPFILWALIIRTLPIFNRRIVVESRKDVQKRVETILDEILLKDKNTLIVSHGLLMLAIRKCLIKKGFKGPRLGNIANGKLYTFEPGKIIEEEDDSNEEQRRC from the coding sequence ATGAAGATTGGTCTAGTCCGGCACTTTAAAGTAAAGAAAGAGTATCCTTTTTTATTATCCGCAAATGAGTTAAGTCAATGGTTCGCCGAATATGACGAAGCGGATATCGAGCTAGGAGATTTTAAATATGATGTTGTTAGATGGGATAGATGTTTTACAAGTGATTTACCTAGAGCAGCTAATACTGCAAGAGTTATATTTAGGGGACCAATTACTGAGAAAAAAGAACTTAGGGAAATTCCAATTCCATTAATAAAGGGAAATATCAAGCTGCCCTTTATTTTGTGGGCTCTTATTATTAGGACACTACCTATTTTTAATCGCAGAATTGTAGTAGAGAGTAGGAAAGATGTTCAAAAGAGGGTTGAGACTATACTTGATGAAATATTATTGAAAGACAAAAATACATTGATTGTAAGCCACGGTTTGTTAATGTTAGCTATACGTAAATGTCTCATAAAAAAGGGATTTAAAGGTCCAAGGCTTGGAAATATAGCTAATGGGAAACTATATACTTTTGAGCCAGGTAAAATCATAGAAGAAGAAGATGACAGTAATGAAGAACAAAGGAGGTGTTAA
- the lepB gene encoding signal peptidase I produces MRRFILFFLIVVMLSACNEKTNYQEFIVMGPSMEPTFKDGQIIKVDETYYDTNEIKRNDLIYFYNKQNNLKYVKRILGLPNEEINIMKDSILIEGVEILLPVKIIDNPYVGKYKTGLNEYFVIGDNYSDSLDSRMGGPIEKEQIIGKVIE; encoded by the coding sequence GTGAGACGCTTTATTCTCTTCTTTTTAATTGTAGTGATGTTAAGTGCATGTAATGAAAAAACAAACTATCAAGAATTTATAGTAATGGGCCCATCCATGGAACCGACATTTAAAGACGGTCAAATAATCAAGGTTGATGAAACCTATTACGATACAAATGAAATCAAACGAAATGATCTTATTTATTTTTACAATAAACAAAATAACTTAAAGTATGTTAAGAGAATTTTGGGATTACCAAATGAAGAAATAAATATAATGAAAGACAGTATACTTATTGAAGGTGTTGAAATTCTTTTACCGGTGAAAATAATAGATAATCCTTATGTTGGTAAATATAAGACGGGCTTAAATGAGTATTTCGTTATTGGAGATAATTATAGTGATAGTTTGGACAGTAGAATGGGTGGGCCTATTGAAAAAGAACAAATCATTGGTAAGGTGATCGAGTGA
- a CDS encoding serine hydrolase domain-containing protein encodes MSVVEGFGLTKVGGTNKVNLNTIFNACSISKFATAMLVLELVSRGTLELDQDVNDRLISWKVPENIHTQSEKVTLRNLLSHHSGFIDPEGSFGEYNSTDGIPTMVDILMGKTSYSPEPLKVMNELGSVFQYSDSGYCVIQQLIEDASGKPFKALMKEMIFEPLFMKNSTLEHTIPDRNRSSFACGHNKEGILVEAKYPIYPYPAAAGLWSTPTDLAYLAIEMIHSLNGCGRLGISKTLINEMITPQYSSPWAGLGVFLDHLDRNLEVTSLGWGIGYQSMLIVHQSKGLIGELINSLT; translated from the coding sequence CTGAGTGTAGTTGAGGGTTTCGGTTTAACAAAAGTGGGAGGGACTAATAAAGTCAATCTCAACACAATTTTTAATGCATGTTCAATAAGTAAATTTGCTACAGCAATGTTAGTGTTGGAATTGGTTAGTAGAGGCACCCTCGAATTAGATCAAGATGTTAATGATAGACTCATCTCATGGAAAGTTCCTGAGAACATACATACACAAAGTGAAAAAGTAACTTTACGAAACTTACTTAGTCATCACTCTGGATTTATTGATCCTGAGGGCAGCTTTGGTGAATATAATTCTACGGATGGTATCCCAACGATGGTTGATATTCTAATGGGCAAAACCTCTTATTCCCCAGAACCTTTAAAAGTAATGAACGAACTTGGAAGTGTTTTTCAATATTCCGACTCCGGTTATTGTGTTATTCAGCAACTTATTGAGGATGCTTCTGGAAAACCTTTTAAAGCACTTATGAAAGAGATGATATTCGAACCCTTATTTATGAAAAATAGCACACTTGAACATACAATTCCAGACCGGAATCGTTCAAGTTTTGCTTGTGGTCATAATAAAGAAGGTATTTTAGTCGAAGCGAAGTATCCTATTTATCCCTATCCGGCAGCAGCTGGACTATGGTCTACCCCTACTGATTTAGCATATCTGGCAATTGAAATGATTCATTCTTTGAATGGTTGTGGAAGACTCGGTATATCTAAGACATTAATTAACGAAATGATAACTCCGCAATACAGTTCACCGTGGGCGGGTTTAGGTGTCTTTCTTGACCATTTAGATAGAAATCTTGAGGTTACCTCGTTAGGTTGGGGAATTGGATATCAAAGTATGTTGATTGTACATCAGAGTAAGGGACTTATTGGTGAATTAATAAATTCACTAACCTAG
- a CDS encoding DinB family protein, whose protein sequence is MINMEKIYLITDIPGYTPQISRLISMMNYARYTTLEATKDLTIDQLDFLLDTQCNSIGALLLHFAAVEYAYQMQTFEGRELLEDELLEWGPALNLGDAGREIIKGNDLNYYIDRMNNVRLRTLELFKEVNDDWLYTEEKFWYNKPANYYFMWYHVFEDEINHRGQIRMIRKRLS, encoded by the coding sequence ATGATAAACATGGAAAAAATATATCTAATTACTGATATTCCCGGATATACACCACAAATCAGCCGTTTAATATCTATGATGAATTATGCAAGATATACAACATTAGAAGCCACTAAAGATTTAACTATTGACCAACTGGATTTCTTGTTGGATACTCAATGCAATTCGATTGGTGCATTATTATTACACTTTGCAGCAGTAGAATACGCTTATCAAATGCAGACATTTGAAGGAAGAGAATTATTAGAAGATGAATTGCTTGAATGGGGACCAGCTTTAAACTTAGGAGATGCAGGACGAGAAATCATTAAAGGAAATGATTTGAATTATTACATAGATCGAATGAATAATGTAAGACTTAGAACTTTAGAATTATTCAAAGAAGTAAATGATGATTGGTTATATACAGAAGAGAAATTTTGGTATAACAAACCAGCAAATTATTATTTTATGTGGTATCACGTATTTGAAGATGAAATTAATCATAGAGGGCAAATCAGAATGATTAGAAAGAGATTGAGTTAG